The following are from one region of the Ruficoccus sp. ZRK36 genome:
- a CDS encoding heparinase II/III family protein yields MILSGCQPSGPEQGKTAPPPSEKSTSQATAASPAAPTETTAQEPVSPPTKTAATGLHSRRELLEAAAKDPALAEQRDVFIHEARKLLQKPVIYRPNDLEELKAQEGRIPWDRRYATADESIRETFALARSDSMALGSIVNETNALASAYVLTGDRVFLDRALAQIDELTEWDPVQRPGWTSYGTKKLPPPGGDGVWLATGRAIQACVDILDILPQEDVPPELRAKIDALMKREMERILEDWKAQRPWYVRSHAVYSNQWAIPMGGLVNAALYLGKDKYPEAYEYGISALTETLDSQGKKGEFVEGLDYSGATMRCLFSPAYNTALAGDRRLIDHPFLKSYPVWHAMHIQPGGYIVNPFDAGFGARGGLRHFISIYSDMAVMLGSPQALWVLRTQGVPDKKTVNGLLAASLPDSQMAEPPLYDNFPKATMVVWRDSWDEDASGFWMRGGDESDFHDHMDRGHINFIVNGRAILMEAGTPGYGRERFFADYRSIGGHNVLQIGDFDIDTATDAQLTTAGQPRTSEHRAAPVEVDWMDEVGGSATADMSAVYPDVELWTRTADWDATTLEVTDKVVMEKPDIVLFRWHLGSPAKDVSWIHGKLPKESVTLEEGVLTGEGYTIHFSADQPITARVEVRPDNTQGHLSEHYCLIIRSAAPVDELTLTTSIDVTE; encoded by the coding sequence TTGATCCTGAGCGGATGCCAGCCCTCCGGCCCGGAACAAGGTAAAACGGCACCCCCACCGTCCGAAAAATCAACAAGCCAAGCCACCGCCGCCTCCCCTGCTGCACCGACCGAGACCACAGCGCAGGAGCCAGTCTCTCCCCCGACTAAAACCGCTGCGACTGGGCTGCATTCACGCCGGGAGCTTTTGGAGGCCGCTGCCAAGGACCCCGCACTGGCCGAGCAGCGAGATGTCTTTATCCACGAGGCCCGCAAGCTTCTGCAAAAACCCGTTATCTACCGCCCGAACGATCTCGAAGAACTCAAGGCCCAGGAGGGTCGTATCCCCTGGGACCGTCGCTACGCAACCGCCGACGAGTCCATTCGCGAGACCTTTGCCCTAGCCCGCTCAGACTCGATGGCTCTCGGCTCTATCGTCAACGAGACCAACGCTCTTGCCAGCGCCTACGTTCTCACCGGCGATCGTGTCTTCCTCGATCGGGCGCTCGCCCAGATCGACGAGCTAACCGAGTGGGACCCCGTCCAGCGCCCCGGATGGACCTCCTACGGCACGAAAAAGCTCCCGCCCCCAGGCGGCGATGGTGTCTGGCTGGCCACCGGTCGCGCCATCCAGGCATGCGTTGACATCCTCGACATCCTCCCGCAGGAAGACGTCCCCCCCGAGCTGCGCGCAAAGATTGATGCCCTCATGAAGCGGGAAATGGAACGCATCCTCGAAGACTGGAAGGCGCAACGGCCCTGGTACGTACGCTCGCACGCGGTCTACTCCAACCAGTGGGCGATCCCCATGGGTGGCCTCGTCAACGCCGCCCTTTACCTCGGCAAAGACAAGTACCCCGAGGCCTACGAGTACGGCATCTCAGCACTCACCGAGACCCTCGACTCACAGGGTAAAAAGGGGGAGTTCGTCGAGGGGCTGGACTACTCCGGCGCCACCATGCGCTGCCTGTTCTCCCCCGCCTACAACACCGCGCTGGCCGGTGACCGCCGTCTCATCGACCACCCCTTCCTCAAGTCCTACCCGGTCTGGCATGCCATGCACATCCAGCCCGGCGGCTACATCGTCAACCCGTTTGACGCCGGGTTCGGGGCGCGTGGCGGGCTGAGGCACTTTATCAGCATTTACTCAGACATGGCCGTCATGCTCGGCAGCCCTCAGGCCCTCTGGGTCCTGCGCACACAGGGCGTGCCGGATAAGAAGACCGTCAACGGCCTGCTCGCAGCCTCCCTGCCCGATTCACAGATGGCCGAGCCGCCCCTCTACGATAACTTCCCCAAGGCCACCATGGTCGTATGGCGCGACAGCTGGGACGAGGACGCCTCCGGCTTCTGGATGCGGGGCGGTGACGAGTCCGACTTCCACGACCACATGGACCGCGGGCACATCAACTTCATCGTCAACGGACGCGCCATCCTCATGGAGGCAGGCACTCCGGGCTATGGTCGCGAACGCTTCTTCGCGGACTATCGCTCTATCGGTGGCCATAACGTGCTCCAAATCGGCGACTTTGACATAGACACCGCGACGGATGCCCAGCTCACTACCGCAGGCCAGCCCCGCACCAGCGAGCACCGCGCGGCCCCCGTCGAAGTCGACTGGATGGATGAGGTGGGCGGCTCGGCCACCGCCGACATGAGCGCGGTCTATCCCGATGTCGAGCTGTGGACACGCACCGCCGACTGGGATGCGACCACCCTGGAAGTCACCGATAAAGTTGTCATGGAAAAGCCCGACATAGTGCTCTTCCGCTGGCACCTCGGCTCCCCCGCCAAGGACGTTAGCTGGATACACGGCAAGCTACCAAAGGAAAGCGTCACGCTTGAGGAAGGCGTCCTCACGGGCGAAGGCTACACCATCCACTTCTCAGCCGATCAGCCGATCACCGCCCGCGTCGAGGTGCGTCCCGATAACACGCAGGGACACCTCAGTGAGCACTACTGCCTGATCATCCGATCAGCCGCCCCTGTTGACGAGCTTACCCTGACCACGAGCATCGACGTGACAGAGTAA
- a CDS encoding polysaccharide pyruvyl transferase family protein, producing MSSSPKPTIIVRSSWQTVNIGDIGHTPGLLHLLQQYLPEAHLVLWGCKLDNGVLEMLQIQFPNVEILTEDISYEPIPSSEYGRQVWENADLFVHGSGPGLIMKSSIEAWAATGKPYGIYGVTLEKFPPENIELLSGARFVFCRDTVSLTQARAHKVKSPCLEFAPDAAFAADEQDETRATAFLAEHGLEEGEFICALSRLRYTPYFLIHKREPNETEIEKSKISQAHKVTDHMPIRTAIIRWVRETGKKVLLCPEMTYEIELTKEQLFDTMPEDVKPFLVWRSTYWCPDEATSVYARSIAVLSMEMHSPLLAFAVNIPAIYLRLPTDTCKGQMWRDVGLPEWIFEVEDSDGDDVAETLLNIYNQPERTRQKLAQSRQHVEYLQRHSMSVVSECLQEAVAQRLSPAAQA from the coding sequence ATGTCCAGCTCCCCCAAACCTACGATCATCGTCCGCTCCTCCTGGCAAACGGTCAACATCGGCGACATCGGCCACACCCCCGGCCTCCTGCACCTCCTCCAGCAGTATCTGCCAGAGGCTCATCTCGTCCTGTGGGGCTGCAAGCTCGATAATGGCGTGCTGGAAATGCTTCAAATCCAGTTCCCCAATGTCGAGATCCTGACCGAAGACATCAGCTACGAGCCGATCCCCTCCTCAGAGTATGGCCGCCAGGTATGGGAAAATGCGGACCTGTTCGTGCATGGGTCCGGCCCCGGGCTCATCATGAAAAGCAGTATCGAGGCCTGGGCCGCCACCGGTAAGCCCTACGGCATCTACGGGGTCACGCTGGAGAAGTTCCCGCCCGAGAACATTGAGCTGCTCAGTGGTGCCCGCTTTGTTTTCTGCCGCGATACGGTCAGCCTGACACAGGCACGCGCCCACAAGGTCAAGTCACCGTGTCTTGAATTCGCCCCGGACGCCGCTTTTGCCGCCGATGAGCAGGACGAGACACGCGCCACGGCTTTCCTCGCTGAGCATGGGCTTGAGGAGGGCGAGTTCATCTGCGCCCTTTCCCGCCTGCGCTACACACCGTATTTCCTCATCCACAAGCGCGAGCCGAACGAGACGGAAATCGAGAAGTCAAAGATCAGCCAAGCGCACAAGGTCACCGACCATATGCCGATCCGCACGGCCATTATCCGCTGGGTGCGCGAAACTGGTAAAAAGGTCCTCCTGTGCCCGGAAATGACCTACGAGATCGAGCTGACAAAGGAGCAGCTTTTCGACACCATGCCAGAGGACGTGAAGCCCTTCCTCGTCTGGCGCAGCACCTACTGGTGCCCCGATGAGGCAACCAGCGTCTACGCCCGCTCGATTGCGGTTCTCAGCATGGAGATGCACTCGCCGCTGCTGGCCTTCGCAGTCAATATCCCGGCTATCTACCTGCGCCTGCCCACGGACACCTGCAAGGGGCAGATGTGGCGCGATGTCGGCCTGCCGGAGTGGATATTTGAGGTCGAGGACTCAGACGGTGACGACGTGGCCGAGACCCTGCTGAACATCTACAACCAGCCCGAGCGCACCCGCCAGAAGCTCGCCCAGTCTCGCCAGCATGTCGAGTACCTCCAGCGCCACTCCATGAGCGTGGTCAGTGAGTGTCTGCAAGAAGCGGTCGCCCAGCGGCTGTCTCCTGCCGCTCAGGCCTGA
- a CDS encoding sulfatase: protein MPIKNVLLIIADDWSPIAGCYGDTIVKTPHIDALAARALRFDNAFCTTPSCAASRANILTGQYSHTHGQYGHCHGVHAFNTLPGIKTLPAMLKDTGITTALAGKTHFAPDAAYPFDFRQELMSPELAKFSNRRMADAVEECFNFVGDSPFYMHAATGYPHRIGGDFDPELAAREFGPTDATYSPEEIPVPAWLPGTPEVRRDLCEYYRYITRFDNFVGNTLASLDKHGSRDETLVILLSDHGMPFPGAKASSFEAGHLCPLIIAHPDGPQGASTDALVNWTDLLPTILEALGQPIPEDLTGRSLMPLLDQPDAPGWDAPIAYSHSFHEITNYFPYRALRGPRYKYACHLALGADMPLPTDLYDAPSYKSIEETGGSEQRTHKRLLRHEREALYDLQNDPYETVNLIDEPSLQDIRRDYAEQLTQLRIRTSDPWLEVDFQDGMLPSRVGDLDLAKEKAVIA, encoded by the coding sequence ATGCCCATTAAGAACGTTCTACTGATCATCGCTGACGACTGGTCCCCCATCGCCGGTTGCTATGGCGACACCATCGTCAAAACCCCGCACATCGATGCCCTCGCCGCTCGTGCCCTGCGCTTCGACAATGCCTTTTGCACGACGCCCTCCTGCGCGGCCTCGCGCGCCAATATCCTGACCGGCCAGTACAGCCACACGCACGGCCAGTACGGACACTGCCACGGCGTACACGCCTTTAACACCCTGCCCGGCATCAAGACCCTGCCCGCCATGCTGAAGGACACGGGCATCACCACCGCTCTGGCCGGCAAGACACACTTCGCACCGGATGCGGCCTACCCCTTTGACTTCCGCCAGGAGCTGATGTCGCCCGAGCTGGCCAAGTTCTCTAATCGCCGTATGGCCGATGCCGTTGAGGAGTGCTTTAATTTCGTCGGCGACAGCCCCTTCTACATGCACGCGGCCACCGGCTATCCGCACCGCATTGGGGGCGACTTCGACCCCGAGCTGGCCGCCCGCGAGTTTGGCCCGACGGATGCGACCTACTCCCCCGAGGAGATCCCTGTGCCCGCCTGGCTCCCCGGCACCCCTGAGGTGCGCCGCGACCTGTGCGAGTACTACCGCTACATCACGCGCTTTGACAACTTCGTCGGTAACACCCTCGCCTCGCTCGACAAGCACGGCAGCCGCGACGAGACGCTCGTCATCCTTCTTTCGGACCACGGCATGCCATTCCCCGGCGCCAAGGCCAGCTCCTTCGAGGCCGGACACCTGTGCCCGCTGATCATCGCTCACCCGGATGGCCCGCAGGGCGCCTCCACCGATGCGCTGGTCAACTGGACGGACCTGCTGCCCACCATCCTCGAAGCCCTCGGCCAACCCATCCCCGAGGACCTGACCGGCCGCAGCCTGATGCCGCTGCTCGACCAGCCCGACGCCCCCGGCTGGGACGCACCCATCGCCTACTCCCACAGTTTCCACGAGATCACGAACTACTTCCCGTATCGCGCCCTCCGTGGCCCACGCTACAAGTACGCCTGCCATCTCGCCCTGGGCGCGGACATGCCCCTGCCCACAGACCTCTACGATGCGCCCTCCTACAAATCCATCGAGGAGACCGGCGGCTCTGAGCAGCGCACGCACAAGCGGCTGCTGCGCCACGAGCGTGAAGCCCTTTACGACCTGCAAAACGACCCGTACGAAACCGTCAACCTGATCGACGAGCCGTCCCTGCAGGACATACGCCGCGACTATGCCGAGCAGCTCACACAGCTGCGCATCCGCACCAGCGACCCGTGGCTGGAAGTCGATTTCCAGGATGGCATGCTGCCCTCCCGCGTCGGCGATCTCGATCTGGCCAAGGAAAAAGCCGTCATCGCCTGA
- a CDS encoding RraA family protein, with translation MKVDKLQQMRDTVETVELSIPLQELCERYEKLYTGAVNDVLREMCLPNQALPTNIVPLRDDMVVCGEAFTVKAVKDPTMGGEMEVRVKMLDELKPGHVVIWNANGDDHASHWGGVMTQASLKRGCRGAIIDGGIRDTKDILSQGLPIWYRYRTSNGALSHTKIVGYQVPIFVGDLMIKPGDILLADIDGALVIPRKLAVTVLERAEQIERNEGEIKEWVAAGLTAEEIHDRGGYF, from the coding sequence ATGAAAGTAGACAAGCTGCAGCAGATGCGCGACACCGTCGAAACGGTAGAGCTGAGCATCCCTCTGCAGGAACTGTGCGAGCGCTATGAAAAGCTCTACACGGGCGCGGTCAACGATGTGCTGCGTGAGATGTGCCTGCCTAATCAGGCCCTGCCGACGAATATCGTGCCGCTGCGCGACGATATGGTCGTCTGCGGCGAAGCCTTTACGGTCAAGGCCGTGAAGGACCCGACCATGGGCGGCGAGATGGAAGTACGGGTAAAGATGCTCGACGAGCTCAAGCCCGGCCATGTCGTGATCTGGAATGCCAATGGTGATGACCATGCCTCGCACTGGGGCGGCGTCATGACGCAGGCCTCGCTCAAACGTGGCTGCCGCGGTGCGATCATCGACGGCGGTATTCGCGACACCAAGGACATTCTGAGCCAGGGCCTGCCGATCTGGTACCGCTATCGCACCAGTAACGGCGCGCTGTCCCACACCAAGATCGTGGGCTATCAGGTGCCGATTTTTGTCGGTGATCTCATGATCAAGCCCGGTGACATTCTACTGGCCGACATCGATGGTGCGCTGGTCATCCCGCGTAAGCTGGCGGTAACCGTCCTCGAGCGTGCCGAGCAGATCGAGCGCAACGAAGGCGAGATCAAGGAGTGGGTGGCAGCCGGTCTGACGGCTGAGGAAATCCACGACCGCGGCGGCTACTTTTGA
- a CDS encoding SDR family oxidoreductase, producing MDTSSLFDLSGRTALVTGSSRGIGHAIALTLARAGANVAIHATSSCDKAKAAAAEVEKFGVKSAVVMEDLGADGAPGRIYEAVTAAFGKLDILVCNASVQIPEPWLEINLEHFHQQVNVNLRSTFELLQLVVPGMKERGWGRILTVGSVQESVPHPDMLVYAATKCAQTSLMRNLAKQLAPDGIILNNLAPGVIGTDRNLGRLADEAYKEVVMGKIPVRRIGEPVDCAGTALLLCSDAAGYLTGQNIYVDGGMSL from the coding sequence ATGGACACATCCTCCCTGTTTGATCTGAGCGGCCGCACGGCCCTCGTTACCGGCTCCTCGCGCGGCATCGGCCATGCGATCGCGCTGACCCTGGCCCGTGCCGGGGCAAATGTCGCCATCCATGCCACCTCCTCCTGTGACAAGGCCAAGGCCGCTGCCGCTGAGGTGGAAAAGTTTGGGGTCAAAAGCGCGGTGGTGATGGAGGACTTGGGCGCGGACGGTGCACCGGGACGGATCTATGAGGCCGTGACGGCGGCCTTTGGGAAGTTGGACATCCTCGTGTGCAACGCCTCCGTGCAGATACCCGAGCCCTGGCTGGAGATCAACCTGGAGCATTTTCACCAGCAGGTGAACGTCAACCTGCGCAGCACCTTTGAGCTGCTCCAGCTCGTCGTGCCCGGCATGAAGGAGCGCGGCTGGGGCCGCATCCTGACGGTGGGCAGTGTGCAGGAAAGTGTGCCGCACCCGGACATGCTGGTTTACGCGGCCACCAAGTGCGCGCAGACAAGCCTGATGCGCAACCTGGCCAAGCAACTTGCCCCGGACGGGATTATCCTGAACAACCTCGCGCCCGGCGTTATCGGTACGGACCGCAATCTCGGCCGTCTCGCTGACGAGGCCTACAAGGAAGTCGTCATGGGCAAGATCCCGGTACGGCGTATCGGTGAGCCTGTTGACTGCGCGGGCACAGCGCTGCTGCTGTGCAGTGATGCTGCCGGTTACCTGACCGGGCAGAATATCTATGTCGATGGCGGCATGAGCCTTTAA
- a CDS encoding enolase C-terminal domain-like protein encodes MKIVDLKVRCVAIPLTCQLRHNTGVHPGYFLRTVLELITDEGIVGLGEVGGGDQRGALTKLKPRIVGMDPFHLEAIKLKVLRSIYYMSNARLYAAIEMACLDIQGKAMNRSLSDLLGGSVRDQIPMIAYLFWRYDRPDGKDDACAEDMADWCVELNETLGVKSMKLKAGVMEPGEEARVLELCRERLGPDFGLRIDPNGVWSVPTAVRIGRRLEPLAIEYFEDPSWGLNGNAAVRSQVNIPVATNMYPNKFDDLAPAVKMGSVDIVLTDIHYWEGPRGVKDLAAICRTFNLGVAMHSGAEFGIELAAMLHTASTIPEMTFAGDAHYHYLTDDIIAGGLMPYKDGCIQVPTGPGLGVELDEEKMEKYEREYEKRGDYYARFHQDPKRPDWYPIVGGL; translated from the coding sequence ATGAAGATCGTTGACTTGAAGGTGCGCTGTGTCGCCATCCCGCTGACCTGTCAGCTACGTCACAATACCGGTGTCCATCCGGGATATTTCCTGAGGACAGTCCTGGAACTGATCACCGACGAGGGCATCGTCGGCCTGGGTGAAGTCGGAGGCGGTGACCAGCGCGGTGCCTTGACGAAACTCAAGCCCCGCATCGTCGGGATGGACCCGTTTCATCTGGAGGCGATCAAGCTGAAGGTGCTGCGCAGCATTTACTACATGTCGAATGCGCGCCTGTACGCTGCCATCGAAATGGCCTGCCTCGACATCCAGGGTAAGGCGATGAACCGCTCCCTGAGCGATCTGCTGGGCGGCAGTGTGCGCGACCAGATCCCGATGATCGCGTACCTGTTCTGGCGCTATGACCGCCCGGACGGTAAGGACGACGCCTGCGCCGAGGACATGGCTGACTGGTGTGTCGAGCTGAACGAAACACTCGGCGTCAAGTCGATGAAGCTCAAGGCTGGTGTGATGGAGCCGGGTGAAGAAGCCCGTGTGCTGGAGCTTTGCCGGGAGCGCCTCGGGCCGGACTTTGGCCTGCGCATCGACCCGAACGGCGTCTGGTCGGTCCCGACCGCCGTGCGCATCGGGCGTCGTCTGGAGCCGCTCGCGATCGAGTACTTTGAAGACCCCTCCTGGGGCCTCAACGGAAACGCCGCTGTCCGCTCGCAGGTTAACATCCCGGTGGCCACAAACATGTACCCGAACAAATTCGACGACCTCGCTCCGGCGGTCAAGATGGGCTCGGTGGACATCGTGCTGACGGACATCCACTACTGGGAAGGCCCGCGCGGGGTTAAGGACCTGGCCGCGATTTGCCGCACCTTTAACCTCGGGGTTGCCATGCACAGTGGGGCGGAGTTTGGGATCGAGCTGGCTGCCATGCTGCACACCGCCTCGACCATCCCCGAGATGACCTTTGCCGGGGACGCGCACTACCACTATCTGACCGACGACATCATCGCCGGTGGCCTCATGCCCTATAAGGACGGCTGCATCCAGGTCCCGACGGGCCCCGGTCTTGGCGTCGAGCTGGACGAGGAAAAGATGGAGAAGTACGAGCGCGAGTACGAAAAGCGTGGCGACTACTACGCGCGTTTCCATCAGGACCCGAAGCGTCCAGACTGGTATCCGATCGTCGGTGGGCTATAA
- a CDS encoding helix-turn-helix domain-containing protein — MSNSQTIPAVHKTVAVMKYVSERNEPVTVKELSYGLEIPPATCYRLVKTLLEHNWLREDPAGGLRIAFGLANIARSYSEIEYALHALETPLRHLADTVEMSAKITLREGHYATTALRAEPSRPNAITSPVGYRFHLAVGSAAAVLLSALSDGEIRRVIDTAQPNVWQRQSTEDVWTRIRECRSKGISHDLGQQHPSIFAISTPLQLTEDTVAAVSAVGWPDDFAGKKADTIARKLKQAVDEMHKVLGSQAPRLG; from the coding sequence ATGAGCAACTCACAGACCATTCCGGCCGTACACAAAACCGTCGCGGTGATGAAATACGTATCCGAGCGCAATGAACCGGTCACGGTGAAAGAGCTTTCCTACGGGCTGGAGATACCACCCGCCACCTGCTATCGACTGGTTAAGACCCTGCTGGAGCACAACTGGCTCCGCGAAGATCCCGCCGGTGGGCTGCGCATCGCCTTCGGTCTGGCTAACATCGCACGCTCGTATTCAGAAATCGAATACGCCCTGCACGCGCTGGAGACACCCCTGCGCCACCTGGCCGACACCGTGGAAATGTCTGCCAAGATCACCCTGCGCGAAGGCCACTACGCGACTACGGCCCTGAGGGCCGAGCCCTCACGCCCCAATGCGATCACGAGCCCCGTCGGCTACCGTTTCCACCTCGCAGTCGGCTCGGCGGCAGCCGTCCTGCTCTCCGCCCTCAGTGATGGTGAGATCAGGCGTGTCATTGATACCGCACAGCCAAACGTATGGCAGCGGCAGAGTACTGAGGATGTCTGGACGCGCATACGCGAGTGCCGTAGCAAGGGCATCAGCCACGACCTCGGCCAGCAGCATCCGTCGATCTTCGCCATTTCCACTCCCCTGCAGTTGACCGAGGACACAGTCGCCGCCGTCAGCGCCGTTGGCTGGCCGGACGATTTTGCGGGCAAAAAAGCCGACACCATCGCCCGGAAGCTCAAGCAAGCTGTAGACGAGATGCACAAGGTCCTGGGCAGCCAGGCTCCGCGCCTCGGCTAA
- a CDS encoding polysaccharide pyruvyl transferase family protein, translated as MSSKVQNNIEAKSSEATRPCVLLRSSWQTVNIGDIGHSPGVITLLEKHIPEARIVLWAGNVDRGVREMLLRRFPDLEIVQGQMGPDGRGDNEDLERALEEADLLLHGSGPSVVAQDDLEDWIKRTDKPFGIYGVTIDPLAIRTQPDEGGSLQDQRDAVRALPADHISADLRAVLEKSQFVYCRDSLTLEYLQLQKVNCPCIEFAPDGAFGCDLHDDASADAFMSKHGLKTGEFLSVIPRLRYTPYHEIHHQPQTPVTRERGRISDKYVDTDLSKMGATITAWIEKTGMPVLLCPEMTYQVEVAKRLYDEHIPAEVKDKVVWRPDYWLPDEACSTYERSHTVLSLDNHSPIFALALGTPTIFLRHPTDTTKGWMWPDIGMDEWFFEIDLCEGPEITEALLRIAEDRPAALETVERLMKGVRAQQASTMAKVRESLEAAHAARVGTV; from the coding sequence ATGTCTTCCAAGGTTCAGAATAACATCGAGGCCAAGTCCTCCGAGGCAACTCGTCCCTGTGTGCTGCTACGCTCCTCGTGGCAGACTGTAAACATCGGCGATATCGGCCACTCACCCGGCGTGATCACGCTGCTGGAAAAACACATCCCCGAGGCCCGGATCGTTTTGTGGGCCGGTAATGTGGACCGGGGTGTCCGCGAAATGCTGCTGCGCCGTTTCCCGGATCTGGAGATCGTCCAGGGGCAGATGGGCCCCGATGGACGCGGTGATAATGAGGACCTTGAGCGTGCGCTCGAAGAGGCTGACCTGCTCCTGCATGGCTCGGGCCCGAGTGTGGTCGCTCAGGACGATCTGGAAGACTGGATCAAGCGGACGGACAAACCTTTTGGCATCTATGGGGTGACGATCGACCCCCTCGCCATTCGCACGCAGCCGGACGAGGGCGGTAGCCTGCAGGATCAGCGTGATGCTGTCCGTGCCTTACCGGCAGATCACATTTCAGCCGACCTGCGAGCCGTGCTCGAGAAGTCGCAATTCGTTTACTGCCGCGACAGTCTCACGCTGGAGTATCTGCAACTCCAGAAGGTGAACTGCCCCTGCATCGAGTTTGCTCCTGATGGCGCTTTCGGCTGCGACCTGCACGATGATGCCTCCGCCGACGCTTTCATGAGCAAGCACGGGCTCAAGACGGGTGAATTTCTCAGTGTGATTCCGCGCCTGCGCTACACGCCGTACCACGAGATCCACCACCAGCCGCAGACTCCGGTCACCCGTGAGCGCGGACGCATCAGCGACAAGTATGTCGATACCGACCTCTCGAAGATGGGCGCGACGATTACGGCATGGATCGAAAAGACGGGGATGCCCGTCCTGCTGTGCCCCGAGATGACCTATCAGGTCGAGGTGGCCAAGCGCCTGTACGACGAGCACATCCCCGCCGAGGTCAAGGACAAGGTCGTGTGGCGCCCTGACTACTGGCTGCCCGACGAGGCTTGCTCCACCTATGAGCGCTCGCACACGGTGCTGAGCCTCGATAACCACTCTCCGATTTTCGCGCTCGCACTGGGCACGCCCACGATCTTCCTGCGTCATCCGACCGATACCACCAAGGGCTGGATGTGGCCCGACATCGGCATGGACGAATGGTTCTTCGAGATCGACCTGTGTGAAGGCCCCGAGATCACCGAGGCGCTGCTGCGCATCGCTGAGGATCGTCCTGCCGCACTGGAAACCGTCGAGCGCCTGATGAAGGGCGTCCGCGCCCAGCAGGCGTCAACGATGGCCAAGGTCCGCGAAAGCCTGGAGGCTGCGCACGCTGCCCGTGTCGGCACTGTGTAG
- a CDS encoding LacI family DNA-binding transcriptional regulator, which translates to MDRKSRNVTLQDIADELKLSRSAISLAMRNHPSISKETREKVQETAMRMGYRPSPLVSALMTQIRNKRQANAESIALISRLKGPITTETSESPFYYMLYQAIIERAQAKGYHIDEFHLSGEKLSGQRLSKILVSRGIHGVILFPGNDTPDLDFPPLDWEQFATVLIGYNTNNTNLHQIASDYTYDIEYALNHVRRDGNRRIGLAITYRVSNSSNHAWLSRYLLFQNFIPKSERVVPYVQEENGDIIPEKFLAWYRKEKPDVILFSADQIPDYMEEAGIRVPEDVQMVNLVLRDPSTGMAGMNPHTREVGRVSVDLLGNLLQTNQIGVSAYPQSITIKGHWVPGKSYIEKTKQTPAP; encoded by the coding sequence ATGGACCGCAAAAGCCGCAATGTCACCCTCCAGGACATCGCCGACGAGCTCAAGCTCAGCCGGTCAGCCATCTCGCTGGCGATGCGTAATCACCCCAGTATATCAAAGGAGACGAGGGAGAAGGTTCAGGAAACCGCCATGCGCATGGGCTACCGCCCCAGCCCGCTGGTCAGCGCCCTGATGACCCAGATCCGCAACAAGCGGCAGGCCAATGCAGAATCGATTGCCCTGATCAGCCGCCTGAAGGGCCCGATCACAACGGAGACCTCGGAGAGCCCCTTTTACTACATGCTCTACCAGGCGATCATCGAGCGTGCGCAGGCTAAGGGCTACCACATCGATGAGTTTCACCTCTCCGGTGAAAAACTTTCCGGACAGCGCTTGTCCAAGATATTGGTTTCGCGGGGCATCCACGGTGTTATTCTTTTCCCCGGTAACGACACACCCGACCTCGACTTCCCCCCGCTGGACTGGGAGCAATTTGCCACGGTGCTGATCGGCTACAACACCAACAACACGAACCTGCACCAGATCGCCTCGGACTACACCTACGACATCGAGTACGCGCTCAACCACGTCCGCCGGGATGGGAACCGCCGCATCGGCCTGGCCATCACCTACCGGGTCAGCAACTCCAGTAACCATGCCTGGCTCTCGCGCTACCTGCTCTTCCAAAACTTTATCCCCAAGTCCGAGCGCGTCGTCCCCTACGTACAGGAAGAAAACGGAGATATCATCCCGGAGAAATTCCTCGCCTGGTACCGGAAAGAAAAACCCGACGTCATCCTCTTTTCAGCCGACCAGATACCGGACTATATGGAAGAGGCCGGGATACGCGTCCCCGAGGATGTCCAGATGGTCAACCTCGTCCTGCGCGACCCCTCGACGGGCATGGCGGGGATGAACCCGCACACGCGCGAGGTCGGTCGCGTCAGTGTAGACCTGCTTGGGAATTTACTCCAAACGAACCAGATCGGAGTCAGCGCCTACCCGCAGAGCATTACCATCAAGGGCCACTGGGTGCCCGGTAAATCTTACATCGAAAAAACGAAACAGACACCCGCACCTTGA